The following are encoded in a window of Castanea sativa cultivar Marrone di Chiusa Pesio chromosome 5, ASM4071231v1 genomic DNA:
- the LOC142635154 gene encoding uncharacterized protein LOC142635154 has product MKAKVEDSSRPPLREIRVIIGGISIGQSSKSRKTYLKVVQNVQLLGRSLRTRGADEQAITFMDEDAERVHHPHDDAIVITLLIAEYTTRRVLVDNGSSADILYYPAFQQMRLGRDQLRPVNSPLVGLGGMKVQPVGTITLLVVVGAYPQQITKKVNFLVVDCSLSYNAIIGRPTLNSWKVVTSTYHLSVKFPTEYGVGQVQGDQLAA; this is encoded by the coding sequence ATGAAGGCAAAGGTGGAGGATTCGTCACGACCTCCACTAAgggaaataagagttattataggaGGAATTTCAATAGGTcagtcatccaagtcaaggaagacatacctaaaGGTGGTGCAAAATGTCCAGCTGTTAGGACGATCTTTGAGGACGAGGGGAGCTGATGAACAAGCCATTACGTTCATGGACGAGGATGCTGAAagagttcaccacccacatgacgacgcaATAGTCATTACTTTGCTCATTGCTGAATATACGACTagaagggtgttggtagacaatggtAGCTCTGCGGACATCttgtattaccccgccttccaacaaatgaggctaggacgggATCAACTCCGTCCAGTGAATTCACCTTTGGTAGGGCTTGGAGGGATGAAagtgcaacctgtgggcaccattaCATTGCTTGTGGTAGTCGGAGCATACCCgcaacaaataaccaaaaagGTAAATTTTCTCGTTGTTGATTGTTCATTGTCATACAATGCTATCATTGGAAGACCGACCTTAAATAGTTGGAAGgtggtaacctctacctaccatttgtctGTCAAGTTCCCGACTGAGTATGGAGTGGgtcaagtacaaggagatcagctAGCTGCCTGA